From Parasphaerochaeta coccoides DSM 17374, a single genomic window includes:
- a CDS encoding L-serine ammonia-lyase gives MESLRELYRIGYGPSSSHTMGPRYAALDFLSAYSQAPGFKADLFGSLAATGKGHLTDQVLKDVFEKAGKTIEISWHPEEFKDFHPNALTLKAFGYADDELIGEETYYSVGGGKILREKDRKTGRTAPYPGFLGSMADILRYCENEGLRIWEIPVIFEGPSIMDFITDIWEAMCASIESGLSHEGVLPGGLKLARKAAQVNARAQGSGPTEAAVFAMSYALAVSEENAGGGQIVTAPTCGASGVLPGVLYYFYKHRSIPRAKILRALLTAGVIGNLVKENGSISGAEVGCQGEVGVACSMAGGAAVQLLGGTIYQIEYAAEMGLEHHLGLTCDPMLGLVQIPCIERNALATMRAIDHAAYALISDGRHKVSFDDIIGVMMETGHALPSLYRETSMGGLAKVRSSK, from the coding sequence ATGGAATCATTGCGGGAATTGTACAGGATCGGTTATGGTCCGTCGAGCAGTCACACCATGGGGCCGCGTTACGCTGCCCTGGATTTTCTTTCGGCCTATTCCCAGGCTCCAGGATTCAAGGCCGACTTGTTCGGCAGTCTGGCGGCGACAGGCAAGGGGCATCTCACCGACCAGGTGCTGAAGGATGTCTTTGAAAAAGCGGGAAAGACTATCGAGATATCGTGGCATCCAGAGGAATTTAAGGACTTCCATCCCAATGCGCTGACGTTGAAGGCTTTTGGATATGCTGATGACGAGCTTATTGGCGAAGAAACATATTATAGTGTAGGCGGGGGAAAAATCCTCCGTGAGAAGGACAGGAAGACGGGCAGGACAGCGCCATATCCGGGTTTCCTTGGTTCTATGGCTGACATCCTGCGTTACTGTGAAAATGAAGGTCTGCGAATATGGGAAATCCCTGTCATTTTTGAAGGTCCGTCCATCATGGATTTCATAACAGACATTTGGGAAGCTATGTGTGCCTCCATTGAGAGCGGGCTGTCCCATGAGGGTGTGCTGCCCGGTGGTTTGAAACTTGCCCGCAAGGCCGCACAGGTCAATGCCCGTGCCCAAGGTTCAGGGCCTACCGAGGCAGCCGTATTCGCCATGAGCTATGCCTTGGCTGTCAGTGAAGAAAATGCGGGGGGCGGCCAGATTGTCACCGCTCCTACCTGCGGGGCAAGCGGCGTTTTGCCCGGCGTCCTTTATTATTTCTACAAGCATCGCAGCATTCCCCGCGCCAAGATTCTGCGTGCTTTACTGACAGCCGGAGTCATCGGGAACCTTGTGAAGGAAAACGGATCGATCAGCGGTGCTGAGGTCGGTTGCCAGGGAGAAGTGGGCGTCGCCTGCTCAATGGCGGGTGGGGCAGCCGTGCAGCTGCTGGGCGGAACGATTTATCAGATTGAGTATGCCGCCGAGATGGGGCTGGAGCATCATCTGGGTCTCACCTGCGACCCTATGCTCGGCCTTGTCCAGATACCGTGCATCGAACGTAATGCCTTGGCTACCATGAGAGCCATCGACCATGCCGCCTATGCTTTGATTTCCGATGGACGGCATAAGGTGTCCTTTGATGATATCATCGGGGTGATGATGGAAACAGGTCATGCTCTGCCGTCCCTCTATCGGGAGACGAGCATGGGAGGGTTGGCAAAGGTTCGTTCCTCGAAATAA
- a CDS encoding LacI family DNA-binding transcriptional regulator: MVSIKDIARIADVSVSTVSRIINNKKGVNLEKQARVLQAIKSTGYVPNKAARDMVMKRTFTVALIIPDTFNIFQRQLFSNIEHHLQKFGYRTVFYFVAMGPDGEDDCFQRVKSERTDGIIMLQEIQLHAFYEYLESNKIPCVITTFEKDEWTSTSIHVSEEEAAHAAVNHLIQLGHRRISLICGKRYSFSLERKRGYRNALEYAGLKYDENLVVYVDSYSVLSGGEGMRELMKRNTPFTAVFAVTDELAIGAMRELKDHGISVPQDVSIVGFDDIEISSFTIPRLTTIRQPLGEMAQTSVAMIHSLITSENHLNVNIAMPSQLIIRESTSTLNGNAQDGT, encoded by the coding sequence ATGGTAAGTATCAAGGATATCGCAAGAATTGCTGACGTGTCTGTTTCCACCGTATCCAGGATTATCAACAACAAAAAGGGCGTGAACCTTGAAAAACAGGCGCGGGTGCTTCAAGCAATAAAATCTACCGGGTACGTGCCGAACAAGGCCGCCCGTGACATGGTGATGAAACGAACATTCACCGTCGCCCTGATAATTCCTGATACCTTCAACATATTCCAACGACAACTTTTCTCCAATATAGAGCATCATCTCCAGAAATTCGGATATCGCACTGTCTTCTATTTTGTCGCGATGGGGCCTGATGGAGAAGATGACTGTTTTCAGAGGGTCAAGTCCGAAAGGACGGACGGAATCATCATGCTCCAGGAAATCCAGCTCCACGCTTTTTACGAATATCTTGAAAGCAACAAGATTCCCTGTGTAATCACAACCTTCGAGAAAGATGAATGGACCTCGACGAGCATACATGTCAGCGAAGAAGAAGCGGCTCATGCCGCAGTCAATCATCTCATCCAGCTGGGTCACAGGCGCATCTCCCTGATCTGTGGAAAGAGATACTCTTTCAGCCTTGAACGAAAACGAGGGTACAGGAATGCCCTGGAATACGCAGGATTGAAGTATGATGAAAACCTTGTCGTATATGTTGATTCCTACAGTGTCCTCTCCGGAGGAGAAGGAATGCGGGAGCTTATGAAGCGCAATACGCCGTTCACTGCTGTCTTTGCGGTGACAGATGAGCTGGCTATCGGCGCAATGCGGGAATTGAAGGATCATGGCATTTCCGTCCCGCAAGATGTATCCATCGTAGGCTTTGATGACATAGAGATTTCTTCATTCACCATTCCGCGTCTCACGACCATCCGCCAGCCTCTCGGCGAAATGGCTCAGACATCTGTCGCGATGATTCATTCCCTCATCACAAGTGAGAATCATCTCAACGTCAATATCGCCATGCCGTCCCAGCTGATAATCCGGGAATCAACCTCGACTCTGAATGGTAACGCACAAGACGGCACCTGA
- a CDS encoding sugar ABC transporter substrate-binding protein produces the protein MKKIGLLFLIIALLMVPATLFSRGTQESAKDSGKMKIAVVLKTLSSEYWQRVVSGADEAAAHYGVELIKLGPPTEDAIEQQINMVQDALAQNPAALVFSPSQPPTAVNVMDSAKAKGIPVVLVDTPMPDGYANYATFIGTENYAAGKLGAEALIKAVGPGAKAIIIEGAPGNPTTTQRADGAQAAFQAAGITVLARQPGYSDRERAYTVMQNLLQTHGSVNIVFASNDEMALGALRALQQAGVKAAVMGTDGNKEALESILADGLFASVAQKPEAMGYLGVEIAITLANGGTVEKRIDSGVDVIVKETAQAALDNLK, from the coding sequence ATGAAGAAAATTGGTTTATTGTTCCTGATCATCGCGCTTCTGATGGTTCCCGCAACCCTGTTTTCCCGTGGAACGCAGGAATCCGCCAAGGATAGCGGGAAGATGAAGATTGCCGTTGTCCTGAAGACTCTGAGCAGTGAATACTGGCAACGTGTCGTTTCCGGCGCGGACGAGGCCGCGGCACACTACGGAGTGGAGCTCATCAAGCTCGGCCCTCCGACGGAAGATGCCATCGAGCAGCAGATCAACATGGTACAGGATGCCCTGGCACAGAACCCTGCCGCATTGGTCTTCTCACCAAGCCAGCCACCGACAGCAGTCAATGTCATGGATTCCGCAAAGGCGAAAGGTATTCCTGTCGTCCTTGTTGATACGCCCATGCCTGATGGATATGCGAATTATGCGACATTCATCGGTACGGAGAACTATGCAGCCGGAAAGCTCGGTGCTGAAGCTTTGATAAAAGCGGTCGGTCCAGGCGCGAAAGCCATCATCATTGAAGGGGCTCCCGGAAATCCGACGACCACCCAGAGGGCAGATGGAGCGCAAGCTGCTTTCCAGGCCGCGGGAATCACCGTCCTTGCACGGCAGCCAGGATATAGTGACCGTGAAAGAGCATACACGGTCATGCAGAATCTGCTACAGACTCACGGAAGCGTCAACATAGTATTCGCTTCCAATGATGAAATGGCGTTGGGAGCCTTGCGCGCGCTCCAGCAGGCAGGGGTGAAAGCTGCTGTCATGGGTACTGATGGAAACAAAGAGGCTTTGGAGTCCATTCTTGCCGATGGCCTTTTCGCCAGCGTCGCCCAGAAGCCGGAAGCCATGGGATATCTTGGAGTTGAAATCGCGATTACCCTGGCGAACGGCGGTACGGTTGAAAAACGCATTGATAGCGGTGTCGATGTCATTGTCAAGGAAACCGCCCAGGCAGCCCTGGACAACCTCAAGTAG
- a CDS encoding ABC transporter permease: MNPTAEKQDARKRNGFSLFMKGYGIVFSLIVLSIVIAILSPRFLSLDNLRNVLAQATVSAVISVGEFLAILTGGIDLSIGSILAMSIMAMGVFVVRLGMDPFLGMLLCLLIGTLFGLINGLLLTKLKLPHPFISTTGTKMIGRGIALAITAAMPISGFPMAVQFMGSHYFGPIPASIVLVIVLYIGMFFFLTHTATGRHIYAIGGNTEASRLSGINVSKVKCIVYALSGFTAALAGIVLVGRVNAAYPLAGQDYESDAIAAVIIGGASFSGGTGKIGNTIIGVLIIAVLRNGLNLLNVDSAFQTVTIGVVIILAVYIDVLRQRVSAVAK, encoded by the coding sequence ATGAATCCGACAGCAGAGAAGCAGGATGCAAGAAAAAGGAATGGGTTTTCATTATTCATGAAAGGATATGGCATCGTGTTCAGCCTGATTGTGCTGAGCATAGTGATTGCCATACTTTCACCGCGATTCCTGTCTTTGGACAATCTGCGGAATGTACTGGCACAGGCTACCGTAAGCGCCGTGATTTCCGTTGGCGAGTTCCTTGCAATCCTTACGGGAGGCATAGACTTGTCCATCGGTTCTATCCTTGCCATGTCCATCATGGCCATGGGAGTTTTTGTCGTAAGGCTCGGCATGGATCCTTTTCTCGGCATGCTTCTCTGCCTGTTGATAGGAACCTTGTTCGGGCTTATCAATGGTCTGCTCCTGACAAAGCTCAAGCTGCCCCACCCGTTCATTTCCACTACAGGTACAAAGATGATAGGCCGGGGAATTGCGTTGGCGATTACCGCAGCCATGCCTATCAGCGGTTTCCCCATGGCGGTTCAGTTCATGGGCAGCCATTACTTTGGCCCGATTCCCGCAAGCATCGTCCTTGTCATCGTCCTGTATATAGGCATGTTCTTTTTCCTGACCCATACAGCAACGGGACGACATATTTACGCAATCGGAGGAAACACGGAAGCCAGCCGGTTGAGCGGCATCAACGTATCAAAGGTCAAATGCATCGTATATGCGCTCAGTGGTTTCACCGCTGCCCTCGCCGGCATAGTCCTGGTCGGACGTGTCAATGCGGCGTACCCTTTGGCGGGACAGGATTATGAGTCTGATGCAATCGCAGCCGTCATCATAGGCGGAGCAAGTTTCTCCGGAGGAACCGGGAAAATCGGCAATACTATCATCGGTGTCCTGATCATTGCCGTTCTGCGCAATGGATTGAATCTGCTTAATGTCGATTCCGCATTCCAGACTGTCACCATAGGTGTCGTCATCATTCTGGCTGTGTACATTGATGTCCTGCGGCAGCGTGTATCGGCTGTCGCAAAGTAG
- a CDS encoding Gfo/Idh/MocA family oxidoreductase, with product MKRIRCGVIGLGRLGFRHAANLAGSIPGAELTAVSDVSSKALELFTASYPSVAGFTDYHDVLNSKDIDAVVIASSTTMHAAMITDAINAGKAVFCEKPLSLNLDEALAVQELAAKKHAFVQLGFMRRFDAGYAAAKKKIESGDIGTPVSLLGISRDPSCPPIEFAKSSGGLILDLCVHDFDLCRWFTGSEAVEIYARGGIVRYKELEAVGDIDHVNIEITFANGVLGSLEGSRNSRYGYDVRTEVVCSEGAAFIGNLQDSPMEVMDASGIHKNTVDGFLGRFGQAYLEELRRFIHDVQAGNAPCVGIDDGIAALKLGIAANASLRQGKPVPV from the coding sequence ATGAAAAGAATTCGTTGTGGTGTCATAGGACTGGGGCGGCTCGGCTTCCGCCATGCGGCAAACCTTGCCGGCAGCATTCCTGGCGCGGAACTGACCGCTGTCTCGGATGTGTCTTCCAAGGCATTGGAATTGTTCACGGCCAGCTATCCTTCAGTAGCGGGGTTTACGGACTATCATGATGTTCTGAATAGCAAGGATATCGATGCTGTCGTCATTGCTTCTTCAACAACCATGCATGCCGCCATGATTACTGATGCCATCAATGCAGGCAAGGCCGTTTTCTGTGAAAAACCTCTTTCATTGAATCTTGATGAGGCTCTTGCCGTCCAGGAACTGGCTGCAAAAAAGCATGCTTTCGTGCAACTGGGCTTCATGAGACGGTTTGACGCTGGATATGCGGCAGCGAAAAAGAAAATTGAATCCGGAGACATCGGAACCCCTGTTTCCCTGCTGGGAATAAGCCGGGACCCTTCCTGCCCTCCGATAGAGTTCGCCAAGTCAAGCGGGGGACTTATCCTTGACCTGTGCGTCCATGACTTCGATTTGTGCAGATGGTTCACGGGTTCCGAAGCCGTTGAAATATACGCACGGGGCGGCATCGTCCGGTACAAAGAACTTGAAGCGGTCGGCGACATAGACCATGTGAACATTGAAATTACTTTTGCAAACGGGGTTCTCGGCTCTCTGGAAGGAAGCAGAAACTCACGGTACGGCTATGACGTGCGTACCGAGGTAGTGTGTTCGGAAGGGGCAGCCTTCATTGGGAACCTCCAGGATTCTCCCATGGAAGTCATGGATGCCTCCGGAATACATAAAAACACAGTGGATGGTTTTCTGGGCAGGTTCGGACAGGCATATCTCGAAGAACTGCGCCGCTTCATCCACGATGTCCAGGCGGGAAACGCTCCATGCGTCGGCATTGACGATGGCATAGCAGCCCTTAAGCTCGGCATTGCGGCCAACGCATCCCTGAGACAGGGCAAACCGGTTCCTGTCTGA
- a CDS encoding sugar ABC transporter ATP-binding protein translates to MEDKNLLELRNITKRFTGVLALDSVSMHVRQGEVHGLVGENGAGKSTLIKVLAGAHSPDSGEIYFDGQVFPSLTPHQAMDLGIACIYQELNQVPHMTVTENIFLGRELKKNRLFLDRAEANRRATEILKEFELDIDSTTPLGLLGVGQCQMIEICRAVHAEAKLIIMDEPTASLSEKDAGELFRIIKALKEKQVTVIYISHRLEEVKNICDSLTVMRDGCVVANNRISDVTVDNIIHLMVGRDITHKYPKKEIAIGETALEVKGLTRKGVFEDISFSVNTGEILAFSGLVGAGRTEMVRGLTGTDPSDSGEVTVFGEKVRINSPADSIKAGIAFLTEDRKQQGLILIQSIEFNSTLVHLKNFKKNKFFLDLFGMKNHAGKIAKELRIKAPDTSTLAGQLSGGNQQKVVLAKWVMTQAKIFIFDEPTRGIDVGAKIEVYNLINSLLENGAAVIMISSEMDECMGMADRIIVMHEGRITGELQREEFDQGKIMYAASGISST, encoded by the coding sequence ATGGAAGACAAGAATCTGTTGGAGTTGAGAAACATCACGAAACGGTTTACCGGGGTTCTGGCTCTTGATTCTGTAAGCATGCATGTCCGTCAAGGGGAAGTACACGGACTTGTCGGTGAGAATGGCGCGGGAAAATCGACGTTGATAAAAGTCCTCGCGGGAGCGCATTCCCCGGATTCAGGAGAGATTTATTTTGATGGACAGGTCTTCCCCTCCCTTACACCCCATCAGGCTATGGATCTCGGCATTGCCTGCATCTACCAGGAACTTAACCAAGTCCCCCATATGACAGTGACGGAAAACATATTCCTGGGACGTGAATTGAAGAAAAACAGACTGTTCCTTGACAGGGCCGAAGCAAACAGGAGAGCGACGGAAATCCTCAAGGAATTTGAACTGGACATTGATTCCACAACGCCGCTCGGTTTGCTGGGCGTAGGCCAGTGCCAGATGATAGAAATATGCAGAGCCGTCCATGCCGAAGCAAAACTGATCATCATGGATGAACCAACCGCCAGCCTTAGTGAGAAAGACGCCGGGGAGCTTTTCAGGATTATCAAGGCACTGAAAGAAAAGCAGGTCACTGTCATTTATATATCCCACAGGCTGGAGGAAGTAAAAAATATCTGTGATTCACTTACTGTCATGCGGGACGGATGTGTCGTCGCCAACAATAGAATCTCCGATGTAACGGTGGACAACATCATCCACCTGATGGTCGGACGTGATATCACGCACAAATATCCCAAGAAAGAAATTGCCATTGGAGAGACTGCCCTTGAAGTCAAGGGACTGACGCGGAAAGGAGTATTTGAAGACATTTCCTTCTCCGTGAACACGGGCGAGATACTTGCCTTTTCCGGGTTGGTCGGAGCCGGACGTACCGAGATGGTAAGGGGGCTGACCGGTACCGATCCATCAGACAGCGGAGAGGTCACTGTCTTCGGGGAAAAAGTAAGAATCAATTCTCCGGCGGACTCAATCAAAGCTGGAATAGCTTTTCTCACCGAGGACAGGAAACAGCAGGGATTGATACTTATTCAGTCCATAGAATTCAATTCAACCTTGGTGCATCTGAAGAACTTCAAGAAAAACAAGTTTTTCCTTGATTTGTTCGGGATGAAGAATCACGCCGGGAAGATTGCCAAGGAACTGAGGATAAAAGCTCCGGACACATCAACGCTCGCCGGTCAATTGAGTGGCGGAAATCAACAGAAAGTAGTCCTTGCGAAATGGGTCATGACCCAAGCGAAGATTTTCATTTTTGATGAACCGACACGCGGTATCGATGTCGGCGCGAAAATAGAAGTGTACAACCTCATCAACAGCCTTCTGGAAAATGGCGCCGCCGTCATCATGATAAGTTCTGAGATGGATGAATGCATGGGCATGGCGGACAGGATCATTGTCATGCATGAAGGACGGATCACCGGAGAGCTGCAAAGAGAAGAATTTGACCAAGGGAAAATCATGTATGCCGCATCCGGCATCAGTAGTACATAA
- the iolG gene encoding inositol 2-dehydrogenase, which translates to MEKKMAIGIIGAGRIGKLHAENISRLVPGVVIAGISDVHMTEDIRSWAQGLGILRITANPQDIITDSEIQAIIICSSTETHADMIIAAAKAGKHVFCEKPIDLSVQKGLLAVETARKNNVRLQLGFNRRFDHNFRKIRELSKAGTVGDIHIVKITSRDPAPPSPAYVASSGGIFLDMMIHDFDMARFQAGSDITEVHAIGSVLVDPEIGKAGDIDTAIVTLKFANGAIGVIDNSRQAVYGYDQRVEVFGSKGSAEAFNDTETTVKLSTAEGVAGDKPLYFFLERYKGAFVSEINSFIEAIGGKHDVEVTGEDGLEDMIAALAAGKSLKEGRPVTIREMKKELGVRQ; encoded by the coding sequence ATGGAAAAGAAGATGGCTATCGGAATCATTGGCGCCGGTCGCATCGGCAAACTACATGCGGAAAATATTTCCCGTCTGGTACCCGGTGTCGTGATTGCTGGAATTTCCGATGTACACATGACGGAAGATATACGTTCATGGGCGCAAGGACTGGGCATCCTCAGGATAACGGCGAATCCGCAAGACATCATCACTGATTCTGAAATTCAGGCAATCATCATCTGTAGCTCGACGGAGACGCATGCCGACATGATCATTGCCGCGGCGAAAGCTGGCAAACATGTTTTCTGCGAAAAACCCATCGACCTTTCCGTCCAGAAAGGTCTTTTGGCCGTGGAGACTGCACGAAAGAACAACGTGAGGCTTCAGCTTGGCTTCAACCGCCGGTTCGATCATAACTTCCGGAAAATACGGGAGCTGAGCAAGGCAGGCACGGTCGGGGACATCCACATAGTGAAGATTACATCACGTGATCCCGCGCCGCCTTCCCCTGCTTATGTCGCCTCATCAGGGGGTATTTTCCTGGACATGATGATTCATGATTTTGATATGGCCAGGTTCCAGGCGGGCAGTGACATCACCGAGGTACATGCCATTGGCTCCGTGCTCGTAGATCCGGAGATAGGGAAAGCCGGGGACATTGATACTGCCATAGTTACCTTGAAATTTGCCAATGGAGCCATTGGTGTCATTGATAATTCCCGTCAGGCTGTCTATGGGTACGACCAACGGGTTGAAGTCTTTGGTTCAAAAGGTTCCGCCGAAGCGTTCAATGATACGGAGACAACAGTGAAACTTTCCACTGCCGAAGGGGTTGCGGGAGACAAGCCGCTGTATTTTTTCCTTGAACGGTACAAGGGTGCGTTTGTCAGTGAAATCAATTCCTTCATTGAGGCAATTGGCGGCAAGCATGATGTGGAAGTCACGGGTGAAGATGGTCTTGAGGACATGATTGCGGCTTTGGCGGCAGGGAAGTCGTTGAAGGAAGGCCGTCCGGTGACAATCAGGGAAATGAAAAAAGAATTGGGAGTGCGGCAATGA
- a CDS encoding 5-deoxy-glucuronate isomerase, which produces MTTQMRHSGPYVHGYTDLVPGTGPTSDMFMSFGVLSLKEGDTWTDTGRVSGEERVWLLAQGNAKISWGKERLSISRPDLFDHEPWVLSVPSAVDVSIVAGKGGAEFYRSATDNPLQFASRLFTPEECRSEFRGEGMMNETSTRIVRTVFDDTNRPESNLVIGEVIGVPGKWSSYPPHHHPQPEIYHYRFLPGQGFGFCAIGETPCLIKDRDTILIHDHEVHPHVTAPGYAMWYIWIIRHIEGNRYAVQHVPPQYQWVTESGAEIWAPKKK; this is translated from the coding sequence ATGACAACGCAGATGCGGCATAGCGGTCCTTATGTCCATGGATACACGGATCTGGTTCCAGGGACGGGTCCTACTTCCGATATGTTCATGAGCTTCGGAGTCCTTTCCCTCAAGGAAGGAGATACATGGACTGATACAGGACGGGTCTCAGGAGAAGAACGCGTCTGGCTCCTGGCTCAGGGGAACGCAAAGATTTCCTGGGGAAAGGAACGACTGTCCATCTCCCGCCCTGACTTGTTCGACCATGAACCATGGGTGTTGTCCGTTCCCTCGGCTGTGGATGTTTCCATCGTTGCCGGCAAGGGGGGAGCAGAGTTCTATCGTAGCGCTACGGACAATCCTCTACAGTTTGCGTCCCGTCTCTTTACCCCGGAAGAATGCAGGAGTGAATTTCGTGGTGAAGGGATGATGAACGAGACATCGACCCGTATTGTCAGGACTGTTTTTGATGATACCAACAGGCCGGAATCGAATCTTGTCATCGGGGAGGTCATAGGGGTTCCGGGGAAATGGTCCAGTTACCCGCCTCACCATCATCCACAGCCGGAAATCTATCACTATCGGTTCCTTCCCGGTCAGGGATTCGGTTTCTGCGCCATCGGAGAAACTCCCTGTCTTATCAAGGATCGGGATACGATTCTTATTCATGACCATGAAGTTCATCCCCATGTCACGGCTCCGGGATATGCCATGTGGTATATATGGATTATCAGACATATCGAAGGGAACCGTTACGCCGTTCAGCATGTTCCACCGCAGTATCAGTGGGTTACAGAGTCCGGCGCGGAAATCTGGGCTCCGAAGAAAAAGTAA
- the iolD gene encoding 3D-(3,5/4)-trihydroxycyclohexane-1,2-dione acylhydrolase (decyclizing), which translates to MAKIRLTMAQALLRFLDNQYVDFDGQTTKFVTGVFGIFGHGSVVGLGEALAAESNKLPFYQAKNEQGAVHAATAYAKENNRLKIMAVVSSIGPGALNMVTGAGTATANHLPVLLLPGDVFACRQPDPVLQQIEIPYDYTITANDAFRAVSRYWDRINRPEQVMSAMLNAMRVLTDPAETGAVTIALPQDVQGEAYDYPQEFFEKRIHHIERRMPTEAQIKRAADAIRKSRKPLVICGGGVRYSSAGDVLREFCHKFHVPFGETQSGKGVIPWDDAYNLSGIGTTGSLAANRIAADADLVIGIGTRLGDFTTCSKWLFKNPDCTFLSVNVSGFDAYKMNSEPIVSDAKAFLEALLRDSSLGAYETAWGKEVPDIKGQWDKEVCRLYSEEVSGGLSQARVIGELNDRLLPHDAVVISGSGSVPSDMQRVWRTRVTGTYHVEYAFSCMGYEIAAALGAKIAHPDREVVVIIGDGAYAMLHSELLTAVQEGKKIIVFVLDNAGFQCIDNLQHSQGIVHYGNEWKVREESTGRLTGASLAVDYAKNAESWGAVGLRADTIQELEDATRRALKETRPTVVHVHVTPKSMTGNYEAWWRVGIAEVSENPDVVTAWERMQDEIEKTRKF; encoded by the coding sequence ATGGCAAAAATCAGACTGACAATGGCACAGGCTCTTCTCCGTTTTCTTGATAATCAGTATGTAGACTTTGACGGCCAGACAACAAAGTTTGTCACGGGGGTCTTCGGCATCTTCGGACATGGAAGTGTCGTCGGTCTTGGAGAAGCACTTGCCGCGGAAAGCAACAAACTGCCTTTTTATCAAGCGAAGAATGAGCAGGGGGCAGTCCATGCCGCCACCGCGTATGCAAAGGAAAACAACAGGCTGAAAATCATGGCCGTCGTGTCTTCAATAGGGCCGGGGGCTCTTAACATGGTAACTGGCGCGGGTACGGCTACCGCAAACCATCTGCCGGTTCTGCTGCTGCCGGGAGACGTGTTCGCCTGTAGGCAGCCTGATCCGGTTCTTCAGCAGATTGAGATTCCTTACGACTATACAATTACGGCGAATGATGCCTTCCGTGCCGTAAGCCGCTATTGGGACAGGATAAACCGGCCGGAACAGGTGATGAGCGCCATGCTCAATGCCATGCGGGTATTGACGGATCCCGCAGAAACCGGGGCTGTCACCATTGCTTTGCCCCAGGATGTACAGGGCGAGGCATATGATTATCCCCAAGAATTTTTTGAGAAGCGTATCCATCATATCGAGAGACGGATGCCGACCGAAGCACAGATAAAGAGGGCTGCCGATGCAATTCGGAAATCCCGCAAACCCTTGGTCATCTGCGGTGGGGGCGTAAGGTATTCTTCAGCGGGTGATGTGCTGCGGGAATTTTGTCATAAGTTCCATGTTCCTTTCGGAGAAACCCAGTCAGGCAAAGGCGTGATTCCCTGGGATGACGCGTATAACCTTTCCGGGATTGGAACGACAGGCAGCCTGGCTGCAAACAGGATTGCGGCGGATGCTGACCTTGTCATTGGCATTGGTACCCGGCTCGGAGACTTCACCACCTGCTCGAAGTGGCTGTTCAAGAATCCTGACTGCACGTTCCTGTCGGTCAATGTCTCTGGTTTCGATGCCTATAAGATGAACAGTGAACCGATTGTCTCCGATGCAAAGGCTTTCTTGGAGGCGTTGCTCCGTGATTCTTCCCTCGGCGCATATGAAACGGCATGGGGCAAGGAAGTCCCGGATATCAAAGGACAGTGGGACAAGGAAGTCTGCCGGTTATATTCCGAAGAAGTCAGCGGTGGATTGTCACAGGCGCGGGTCATTGGAGAACTGAATGACAGACTGCTTCCTCATGATGCCGTTGTGATTTCAGGTTCAGGTTCAGTTCCCAGCGACATGCAGCGTGTATGGCGTACCCGTGTAACGGGGACATATCATGTGGAATACGCTTTCTCATGCATGGGATATGAGATAGCTGCTGCCTTGGGCGCAAAGATTGCGCATCCTGACAGGGAAGTCGTCGTCATCATTGGTGATGGAGCGTATGCAATGCTTCATTCTGAACTGCTGACGGCTGTCCAGGAGGGCAAGAAGATAATTGTGTTTGTCCTGGACAATGCTGGTTTCCAGTGCATAGACAATCTCCAGCATAGCCAAGGCATTGTCCACTATGGAAACGAATGGAAAGTGCGGGAGGAGAGTACGGGACGACTGACCGGAGCATCCCTTGCCGTCGATTATGCGAAGAACGCGGAAAGCTGGGGAGCCGTCGGGCTCCGGGCGGATACAATCCAGGAACTGGAGGACGCGACTCGCCGGGCGTTGAAGGAAACTCGTCCGACTGTCGTACATGTGCATGTGACGCCGAAGTCAATGACGGGAAACTATGAGGCGTGGTGGAGAGTCGGTATTGCCGAAGTGTCGGAAAATCCTGATGTCGTGACGGCATGGGAACGGATGCAGGATGAAATCGAGAAGACAAGGAAATTTTGA